The Primulina huaijiensis isolate GDHJ02 chromosome 6, ASM1229523v2, whole genome shotgun sequence genomic sequence GTGCTGCTCTTGCAACCTGCAAGTTTCCAAACTAAAATGTTTGAACCTGGATTGGCTATAAAGTATACTGGAGAAGGCTGTGTAAACCAGAAACATTTTCTCAAGTTTGGAATCATTATATTACTTGCTAAACACTATCAACAAACTAACAGACACAGATGTAATTCCACCTTGGGCAAAAGTATTCAACTCGCAAAAATGAGAGAATAAATATCGTGTGTTCGATTAACAACAGTTTACATAgccaaaattcataatttaaggAGTGTTCTATATTGTCTACAAAAATCATGCATGTATTAAAAAGGTCAAGAGAAATGGAGGCGACCATGGTTGCTGGTCTCCCCCTCCCTTGAGTTACTGTCCAAGAGGAACAAACTTAATAGGGAATTGCAATAACCGAAACAAGTAAATATAACCTCTTCCAAGGCCATTATGGTTGCAGGAACATAATCAAGTTGTCGAGCTCCGTGATTGGATACGATGATTCCAGCTGCTCCAGCTTGTATAGCTAGGGAGGCTGAAATACATTCAAATAAGACATCAACGAGGGGCACCAATATAACATAAAGaaagattgaaaaaaattaaatttaccaAAGTAAAGGGCATACCATCTTCGGCGGTTAACACACCCTTCACCAGGATCGGCAAGTTAGTGATTGTCAGGAGCCACTTCACATCCTGTCAGGTTTTATCAAGAAGAAAACATAAAACTGATATTCCTGCAATTTCGCCAGATTCATCAGGTGAAAATGATGTTCCTACCTTCCAGCTAAGAGATCGGTCGATTTGGTTGGCGACAAATGAAGCAAGTCCAGAGTCATTGGTCTAAAACAGCCACAAATAGTTGGTAGGATGGTGGGATTAAAATACAAGATCACTGGACTAAATTTATTCAATGAGAGGTATTTTAGCATATTTACCTTATCTATCGTGGCAAGATTCAATTTTTCGTAATTCTTCAGTGTCAAGTTATGTGGCAAAGCGAATCTGCttacacaaaaataaaatatcaatgaacaGACAAAACTAGCGCAAGAGGAAACACATACACATacatgttaaataaaatttctcagTCAAACTAACTGGAAGATCAATTAACAAACCTAACATTAGAATTTGAATCTCTTCAAGAGAGGAGAATATTCAGTAAAGAGGTGACCTGTTCTTAATATCAGCTTCCCTGCGCCCAAGTCTTGGAGTGTCCACAGTCAGGACAATTGCCTTGTAACCAGCATTTTCAGCCCTTTTCACGAGATGAGTTACAATGCTTCTGTCTTTGGTAACCtaaatttaaagagaaaaatctCTCATCTCTGAGGCTACGATTTTAAATGAGGATCTGTGCTATATAACATGGCTATTATTAATGGATTCCAATTGCTCATTCTGTGAGGTAGTAATTAGATACGAGGGAGAATACTATATTATCATGGAAAATAACAAGCAGAGAATCAGCAGAATGGCCGACAAGTAGAAGTGGATGATGGTTTTTGGACTTACATAAAGCTGAAAAAATCGAATTCCAGGTACTGTGGATGCAACCTCTTCAATGCTGGAGGTGGCCCATGAGGATAACGTCTATATAGCACATCAATCATCGATCAGTAGCAAGGCAATAGAACGTTTCAATCAGTGTTGCAGGCAAAGACTAAGATGAAACTTTAACATTGAGAAAGAAAATAGAGGTGATGAAAATCCGAACCATGATGGTGCCCGCCGACGATGCCGCTCTTGCTGTTGCGAGCTCTCCTGCATCAAGCAGCCATTTAAAAACTATTTCAAGCACTTGGGAATGCATATAAAGGATGAAATATATGCCAAAATATGCTTTTAGATTTAAGGGTCCTAGAAAAATCTTTGAAACATGATCATATActttgttgaaaattataaatttgagtTTTGCATCAATCAGCTTCAGAAATGCTATAGATAAAGTACATTATTAAGGTAGTGTTtgcaaatgttttaaaaaaagtgaTATGGACGTTTCCTTTACAAAATTTTgcaaatttgttaaaaaaaagttcataatcacttttttttaagcatttgcaAACACTACCTAAGAAGTTGCGTGCACAAATTTTACTTTCTACATATTAACAACAAATTTACAATAACATATCATACAATCGTGTGTTTAAAAATGTTTCTCATACATGATTGTTAACTCAAGATAATTGAAAATCTGGCTACCAAGCTGTTTATACTTAATACCTTCTGGATGTGCCATTTTCTGCATAGCCGTAGGAGCAATCATTATGGGACTTGAGATTTTGAAGCCCAAGACAGATGTATCTGTATCAATCTTGCTAACATCCACTAATATACGGGGACGGAACCTATACAGCAAATAGAGCTTTTTTTAGTTTTTGGCAACAAAGCCAATCCAGATAAATGATATTTGCTTTATTCCTTGTTCTTGGAAAATTAATGAATCTCTAGAAAAAAGATAATGCATACAGCAAGCATTCAAAGGAACTACTGAGGCACTTTACGTAATCTTAGAAAAAGCATTTCGGTTTTCTTTGAGAGTCCACTGGTCCTCGGCACCAGAGGCATAATAGTCATAAACCATTTTTGGTAATTTCTCCCTGGCAAGGGCTTCGTACTCCATAACATTTGTAATCTCCATTTGCTCGGATGTCTCCCCTACAACGCAACAAGAAGATCTGGATATAATTCAAAACCAGTGAATAATCATAGAGAAAAATCAGGAGACATTTTGGAATAAGGAAATAGACATTTTGGAATAAGGAAATACTCATCCTAAGGACCAGGTACTTGTAGAACCGCAGTTAAAGTTCCGTTCTTGCTCATTAAATTGTTGTACAGGTAGAAAAACAAtgcattttatatatttttcacatGAATATAGTTGTGGGTGAGAAGATATTATCAGTTTACCATCTTCCATGAACAAAATTACAGTTGTTACTTATCTACAAAAAAGAGTGCTGAAGCACCTGTTGAGATCCTATAATATATGCAAATTGAATCTAAAAGTCCTGTGACACTAACTCGATATATCATGACGAATTGTCTGAGTTTATAAGCCCCTTACCACCTGAATTCTTATGTGTGAGAGGAATTTACAGAATCTTACCACGCAATGATGAATTATTATGCCACACACCATATATTCTTTCAGTAATGGACATAAAATTAAGTGCCTAAACCATTAAAATAACAGTTCACCATCAACGAAATTCACAAAATCCTTCCTAAACCGTCATTAGAAAAAAAAGCACAAACATTAATGGACTCGCCGACATGCTCATACGATGTGATAACCGACACATCTTTTTCTTAAGTAAAAGCATAGAGTGTCGGTACCTGTTCTATTTATACCTTAATGAATGATAAGCTTTCGTAGAAAAATAAGCTCTTATACACACACACTGCTCTTATATATTGCTTGTGACAACTTTGAATTCCTTCAATGATTCACTGGCGTAGACCTACCCTACACACTACAACTTGTTCCAGCCAATATCCGTATCttcaaaaaatcaataaattactGCAGCAAACCCGCCTAATCGGCGTAAAATTGATTGATGTCGAGTCGACCTATTTAATGCCATTACCATATCATTACAATACAAAATAACAATTACAGATCAAAATTCATCGCAGATTATCGCTCACCTAATAAAcatgaggaaaaaaaaaagaaaaaaccaaGCAGACGCTGATCAATAGAGCTGTAAATTCCAGCATTCTCAGGAAACAACCAAATAAACTGCGAAGAAATTAGACTACAACTAAAGTTCAGAAGTACGGATACGGAAAACTATTATCAAAGTAACTCAAAAGAATGGAGAAATCGAATACACATAAACGATGTTGAAGAGAGAAAATTTCGGTGCAAACCTCACAATGCCGATCGACTGCTGACAGAGAGAACTAGAATTTGCTACGCAAACACAGCgcgcatatatatataaataataaggaCAGGCTGATGTGTAAAATTCCAATTTGGCTGtctacaaataaatatttaatcctACTCTTTCTGTGATCTCATTTTAGGAATAAATTTGCATTAAATTCTTACATTTATATTCAACTTTTGtcagaataattatttttttattcttaatccataaaaaaatgttCACCTCTTTTTTCGGATAAAATtgaaacataataataaaaatatgatattaataaatGATATTTGAGGATAAGATGTTTCAAATCtggtattaatatatgattgattagtattcaaatatatataacaagtattgatattaataacgTATTTGTCTTTTCGGATGAAAATCAGcacaaaacaataaaaatattttattaatatatgatattcgaATACCAATTGTTTCAGATATGAAACTAATACCTATTTTTTAATGCTCAAACATGTgtaaaaattattgatattagTAAATTTGTTACTATTTTATGCTCAAAATATTATCTTTTGTACCAGATATAAAATagttgatgctcaaatattatatatcaacatcatattttcaattttttgaataaattttcaTCCGTGGAAAACATGTGGATCCGGAAACTAaggaaactttttttttaaaatcaatgagtacaaataaattttttctgcaaaattaagtttgatttttggatTTAAAGCAAAATCACCTCtttttttaagataaatttgtcccctcaattttgattattaattaaaattttaagttaaataattaaatgtttCTAAATTTTATGAAGTATTATTATTGCATGGAAAGTCAtaatagtaatttattttaatttttagaataTGTCAAATAACCTTTctctattatatttttatttatttcgcAGCTACGTCATACTGTACTACCCACATGAGATGGCGGCCAGGTTGGAGTTGATTCAAAGATCGATATCACGGACGAccagatagatagatagatagatagatagatagctACATATGAATCCGAGTTGCACCAACAAACCACTGCTTCCCTTGGGAACAATAAATACCAACAATttataaatattcaattttatgatataaatctTCTGTTCAGCtcaatacattattttaaatctaGATCAGATCATCTCGTCTTATAGATATAGATAATTGATAACGTGACACAGAAGACATattcttattatattttttgtattggGTATAAAATCGAGggaattattatatatttagtgaaaaatatCTAATTCAACCGTTCACAACTTTGGACCAGAAATTGATGggctaaaattaaataattagtaaGATGGATGTGTAGCCCAATAGGGTCCATAAATTACAAGGCTTTTGTAACCCAAATATCACGGGCAAATGACTAAATGGACCACACATCTTTCAGGCTAAATGGTTGACTTGGATTCACTTCGACTTTCAATTCCCATATGGATCAGAATCATATACGTTTTTAAACCGCTAGTTCATTTATGCGTTATATTTCGGCATAAACCCAAGACATGATTTATCCGGAAATGTCTGTTAGGTGATgtaattttttgattttataagCCCAACGTTTCATCCAAAAGGTTTTACTATTGGATGGTATAAACTTTTTCGTGTTATAATTCACTTtttattagtttaatatatCAATTTGAGACAATTATAACAAAAACCAAGCGTGTTTAATAGTtactatgatatattttaaatatatctaAGATGAACCTCATTTGAAATCAATAATATTATCGAATCAAACCCTTTCGTTCAAGTATTGTGTATGTTGATTATTGTCAATGCTTTATTAAAAGCATTattaaaaagacaaaaaaaacgAGGTGTCCCTTTAATCTCATACAAATAAAAGCAAGCATGCATGGTCATGGAGGAGAGCAATTCGATATATGTATGGGTCAATTTTATGAACGGGTTTGAGACCCATTTCTTGAATGCATGGAACCCACGTTAGCTCAACGCAAAGGCCATTTATTTCCTCGTCCCACTTTGTGTAAGACGAGTTGATCACGACTTCGTGTAAATTGGATGATTGTACACATCTCAGGTTGAATATTCACCAAACCCATTAATTCCATGCAAAGCTTTAAAGTCACGATTTACAAATAAACTGATGTGGCTCGGGAAATTGAGGGTAGAAAGGGTGACCAATTTCGAGCTTAGAGTTTCTCCTTTTTCGTAGGTCAATACTTAAGATCTACCGTAGGTAACCGAGCTCCTGCgcacaaataaaaaatagatcTCGTGAATAGGTTCTGAAAGAGTTTTCCATCGCGGTCAATCCAATACTCAAGTTAATAATGGACTCACAAAACAGAAAAAAACTCTTGAGAATATAAATGCGCTCAATTTGTAAGAAATATAACTATAATCAAATTGTTTTTTGAACGAGAACACATaatatttataagaaaaaatataacGATGACCTCGGAGTTCAAGATCTGATATCCTATAGTTGATTCGATGTCGGTGAATTCTGTACTTGGATTACCCCAATCCACATGTTGCATAGCATGAGCACAGTTTCATATGTCATAATTGCTTGATGAGAGTCATCCAAACCGTATTATCATTATTAAATCCCGTATTTTTCTGCGATAATTAATCTAATGATATCATCTTCCAATTATTTTGCTGACTATGTTAGCTTGGTCCCCGAATAATACAATCAATGGGCATCCTGTTTTCTTTGCTCTAACTCGGACTTCAGGCTTCCCAAAAACTTAGGGAAACAGTCAAGCAAGCCCCCTCAGATTTCGTCCTGCTGACTCATAGAGCTCTGCTCATTGTGATATCTTGGTTGGTCTGGATTTTGGTGGCCCGGTGTATATCCAGGACATCACCATAAACGAACAACACATCCATGCCGTAACGTATGAGTACAACGTACGTAATCACTTGAGAACGAAATTATTCTTTCAGAGTGCCGTGAGAAATTATGTTGGTGAgctctttttgtttttattataaaaatttagtgagcaggttatttattttaaattaatatttgaggAAATTTTGTGGCTAAAATACTTAAATGTGGGAATAAAATCTTGTCTTGCATTCCTGGGGACCGTGTATAAATTAAGCCGTGGATTGTCAAGTAATCTGCACCACGCCCCAATTCTACTTATGTGAACGGCGGCCGGAACTAgattctttctttctttatcTTCCCATCTCTTAATTCATGTGTCGATCCCGTGTTTCTTGATCTTCCCCACAATTATCCACTCATTACTATTCACTGAAGCTACACGAAATGTGCTCGATGAGATTAGAACTGGGCAGCAGACTCTACCCCGAACAGATTGATCACTTCGACCGGCTTCCGGACTCCATTCTCCTCCTTATCTTTAACAGGATCGGCGACGTCAAAGCATTGGGCCGATGCTGCGTTGTTTCCAGGCGTTTTCGCGCTCTTGTCCCTCAGGTGGATGACGTCATCGTCCGCGTCGATTGCGTCATCTCGGACGATGATTCATCTTCATCTGCCACCTCCTCATCTGTCTCGGTTTTAGACAAGTCCAGCTATCCCATTGTCTCTCTCTTCAGGCTATTCTTTTTTGGGCTCGTCAAACCCCTGCACTCTCTTATTACTCAGCTCATCGTTCCCTCCTCCGCTTCTCGAAATACTTCTCTGTCCCAAGATTTCGAATGTGATTCTGAACAAAATAGCGTCACGCACCATTCCCCTAGTCAAGTCTTGAGGAATTTTAACGAAATTAAGCTCCTCAGAATTGAATTACCGAGTGGCGAGCTCGGGATTGGTGAGGGTGTTCTGCTGAAGTGGAAGGCAGATTTTGGGTCCACTCTTGATAGCTGCGTCATTTTTGGAGCTTCAAACATGATTCGAACTGCCAATAGTATGATTTACAATTATGCAGGTGCTCATGTTGCTTCTGAAGCCGACATTGGGAACAACAATAGAGTTGGCGAGATCGATCGTGGCAGCATTCCTGAATCTTTTTACACGAATGGGGGCTTAAAGTTGCGTGTTGTGTGGACGATAAGCTCTTTGGTTGCAGCCTCAGCGAGACATTATCTTCTTCAGCCTATAATTGCCGAGCATGAGACATTGGAGAGCTTGTTTTTAACGGATGCTGATGGGCAAGGAGTGTTGTCTATGAATAAAGAGCAGCTGCGAGAGCTGAGGATGAAGCCTTTGTTGGCATCATCAGCATCTAAAAGGACTCTCGTTCCAGCTCTGAATATGTGGTTGTGGTATGCCCCTCGTTTGGAATTGCCTTGTGGGATGGTGTTGGAAGGTGCAACCTTGGTGGCGATTAGGCCTAGTGAGCACCCGAAGAAGGAGATCTTGGGTTTAGAATTGAACTGGGTGTCCTCTGCGCTTGAGGAACCACTTGATACTGCCGCAAAGATGTTATTAAAGAGAAGGGCTTATTGTCTAGAAATGAACTCCTTTTGAGATGAGGTGTGAATAAGGTGCGGAGGAATGGGGACGCTTGAGGTAATTTGTTTTTTGCATATCCTTTCGCGAGTGGCTTATTGATTACAAGCTTTGTAAGAAACTAATTTGGATTCTCGGTGAAATTGGGGGATGGGAGAATATAATGTTTTCTGTCATTGTTCTCTCTCTCCTTTTTTTTCGAGGCATCGAAATTGGGTATGTTTTATGCAGTCACGTGTTTCATGAGGTTCTGGTGTACCTCAATTATGCTTGCGCATTTGAATGGTGAATTTAGTTCCTTTTTACTGTGAAGATAGAGAGTGATGACACGAAATCAATGGTTATTGGAGTACTCACTGATTGATAAATGCGAATATTATGACAAGTTTAGCTTTGGGTGTGCCTCAAATATGTGTCCTGATTTTATCATGACAAGTTTAGTTTAAATGCTATCAGGTTGTAATGGCACACACCGTCTGTAGGCATTTGAGTAATGTTATTAGTTGTATTTTCAACGAGATTTGGATTGATATTTCTTGTTATCCTGGTTTACTGCATCTTGAGTGGCTTCAAGCACCTCTTCGTCCATGTGTATGCAGTATGCCTAATGCCTATTCTCCcatggtgtttttttttttgctctttctttatttctttctttctgggGTTGGGACTGGAGTAAAGTGCCAACCTTTATCATGTAAGAGCAGGATTGGGTATATAAGATCTATTCAGCTTCCATAATGTGAATCTGAACTTTGTAACCGTTAACATTGCAAGACagataaatataaataactTCTGAGTTAAAGTCTTCATATAAATCTCAAAGCCTGCTGAATGTTACGTGGCTTTTTATGGTTTGATCTGCCTTTTATGtttatttcttctttatttGTTACCTCTTATTGTTCTATTGAACTTTCTTTCATGCAAATGACggttgtttgttttgttttacgTAAGAAATGGTTGTTTCTGCCTCCATGATATGGTCATTTTTCGTTTCATTATTTGCTGTAAAGGAATTCTCTGCTGCATCTGGTCATTCAAAGCTTGTTCTTGATGGGAATCATTTTTTCAGGCAAGTTTTTTTCAAGGGATGCACAGAAAATGCTGTTTCTTTTCATGGAGTGGACCTGTGGACCGTGGAGTTTATCATCCTTTCTATTACCACTTCACTACCAGTCACTGGTTGGTTACAAGCCCTAAATGTACTTCCGTCGAAAGTCCATTCTGGTTGACAGGCATCTAGTTACATTTCGAACTCAGGCCTATGCTTACATGCTTGTAAGAACTGCAAGCCCTTAACTTTGTGGTCATCGTGCAAGCCCTTAACTTTGTGGTCATCgcttatttgtaaatattttagtTTTGAAGATCTTATGCTCATGTGTTACCCAGCTAAAGATTCGCAACAATATTAGCTAATTTTCTAAgctaataataaaaatgtttgaaaattttgatcttttttaTTATGATTTGTTTCATTTTCAGCTTTACACTTTAATTGTAAGTATGTCAACTGAGTTGCGTGCATCATAAAATTACTTATGTTGCATTTGGATTAATGTATTTGAAGCAaaaagatttcaaattcatggattTGTTTGACAGAGAAACCCAACACATGTATTGTATCCTCAAAAGACGGCATTTCCGTGTGATCCGTACGAGGGATGATGCTAAGCATCCCTCCCTTCAGCCCACCGCCAGTGTGATGAGGTCAGCACGCCATTGATGATCTTAGTTCAGCGACTGCTGCATCTGTGTGTATCTACGTTTATTATTTTGTGGACCCCTAATGTGTCGCAGTCCGATGCAAATAATATCACATTACGTTTTTTGACTCTCGTCGGTGCTCGAATTGGTATATAAACCAAATGATCATATTTTTGCCAACCATCGGATGAAGTGAAATAAATCACTCCTCTTAAAAAGAAGTCGTCACACAAGTTCCAACCTATGAAAAAACCTGAGTCTCATTATTGTAGTACAAAAAATGATCTTGTGTTTatgaaaattacaaaaaataaataaaaaattccacCAGATGTTTCGAAAATATCTCAAATTCTGTGGACGAAATAAGGATTGAGGAGGACAAAAATGTGAGCAACGTGTGGATTGAATTTAAATTCAGAGTATTTAATTGAGTAATATATTCAAACCAACTAATATTTACTATAATATGAGTTAAGCTATTCGAAAATCCATTGTTTAGACATAATGGATTAATATATTAGTCTAGGAGCATCTTTttttaagagtttttttttattatattataatacgTGGAACCAATGTATTAACAGAATTAAGCCATTTTATAATTTCGGGTTTCTCTAAAATATTATATCCTATCAAACTAAGCATGAATTTACAATACTATCTTttacaaacaaatattttttcgtCTTATCTATTATCTActaatatttcaattaaaaaattgattcaATCGTTTCAACttcaaaaattgataaattttattttaattttattttggatCACGAGCATTGTGTGTGTCACAAATCGCTAGTTTATATATGgttgataaattttgaaatatttatattatttataatagttTATGGAGTAGATCTCCTGTGACATAGTCTCATATAACTATATTCGTGAGACGGGTTGACTTAATCCATACCTATCgtgcaaaataatatttttaacataaaaaatactaatttttcattaatttggtCGATATGTATCACAGAATTTAcctatgagacggtctcacaagagTGAGTTCTTGCGTTATTTATGTACaattgtttgattttttaatattatattatttatgatgatTTATGTATAGTtgatgaattttgaaatatgtatattatttataatacgTTTGTTCAACATTAAATCAGTTTTCAAGACCGGGCCTAACTAACACCTCTCCTAAAAACAATTTGTATTTTATCCATATAAATAGAACATTGTCACAGAGGGTGGATGCCAATGCTATATGTAGAAAAATCCTGGTGTGAATTTACAATCtgtttatttatctatttattcGCGTGACTGATATTTTTTTCACTTCCCATATGAGCTTTATTTGTCACGTTGTATCTCCCCTCCAAACACAAACACAGGCTGCAATAAATGTTGATACAACCATTGCCAACTGCTGCTAATTGAATTCCCCACGTATCAACAGTGAAATCTGCTCTGGTTTTCTAGTACGGCCATTTCTGGAATTATATATACTTGATTAGCTAATTTAGCTTCGCCTCATCTTGTGTAAttttatttagtgaataattAAAGATATATTTCATCCTAATGCAATGTGTAAGAGTGTGTTGTTTCTTTAGTGCTATTACACTCCATGGATATATTTGAAAACATGAGTAAAAATAAAGCGAAGCGATAATATTGTGATTGATCCATTCGTCCCAAATGACGTCATTGTATCATTTCAAAACGTTTTAATTGAATCGAGAGATAATTTCataagaatttaataactcgtaaAACTAAAGATATATAGGTTAGGTTTTgctgtaaatattattatttatggtaTGATTGAATAAAATATGTCTGATCTTCCTAAACCCTTCCCCCAATATTTCCGCAGACTTGGAGGGTTTAAGCAAAAGTTTGAAGGATGAGTTTGGTGGCGGGATCATACGAGCGTTTCATATGGGGCTACAGCCTGAAGAAATCCCCCTCCTCCTTCACCCTGACCCCGCTCTTCTCCTTCCCTTCTCATCTCTCCACCATCAAGTCCGTCGCCGTTTCGGGCTCCGCCGCTGTCTCTGGCGGCAACGATGATACCATCAAAATCTACGACCTCTCCTCGTCCTCCGAGATTGGTTCCCTTCACCACTCCTCCGCGGTTTCCTCCCTTTCGTTCTACACCCCTCCTTCCCTCTCATTCCCCAGGAATCTCGTCTCCGCAGATGCCGACGGCTGTGTCTCAATCTACGACGCTGATCCCTTTATTCACCTCAAAACCGTGAAAGTTCACAAGAAGGGTGTCAATTCTCTTTCCATCCACCCCTCGGGGAAGTTGGCGTTGACGGTAGGCCATGACGATTGCTTGGCCATGGTCAATTTGGTTCGAGGGAGGCGGAGCTTTTACTGCAGGCTGAACAAAGAGTCCTCTATCGTACAATTTGATAGAACTGGAGACAAATTCTTCATGGTGGTCGATGAGAAAATCACGGTCCACGAATCAGAGGATGCAAAGTTAGTTTCTGAGTTGGATAATGGAAAGAAAGTCCTCTGTGCTGCCCCTGGCGCCGTATGTCTGTCTCTCACTTTTACCTTGTGTGTGGTTTAGCcgaggaaaatgaaaaatgatagcataaatatgataatgattaattaatacGATATTAAAAACTATGGAAATTACTTAATTTACTGAAAGAAAGAGAAGGGATGGGTTGCAACAATTAATAGATGTTTCAGGTAGCTATGTTTGTGCAATTTATTTACCTTGTTCAAATTCCATATCATGATTGTAATTTTTTGGtgtacatttgataattgtcctTTATTCAGTGGTGATTGAATTTGTTTTGCTTTCCTTTATTTTTACCAGAATGGGATTTTGTTTACGGGTGGAGAAGATAGGGGTATAAAGGCATGGGATGCAGGCAGTGGGAAAGTGGCTTACAGCATCGATGATGCCCACACGGCTCGTGTGAAAGGCATTGTTGTGTTATCAAAGAATGGTGATGATTCTGGAGAGGATGATCCGGTTATAGTGGCCTCTG encodes the following:
- the LOC140978214 gene encoding glycolate oxidase 1-like isoform X2, whose product is MEITNVMEYEALAREKLPKMVYDYYASGAEDQWTLKENRNAFSKITFRPRILVDVSKIDTDTSVLGFKISSPIMIAPTAMQKMAHPEGELATARAASSAGTIMTLSSWATSSIEEVASTVPGIRFFQLYVTKDRSIVTHLVKRAENAGYKAIVLTVDTPRLGRREADIKNRFALPHNLTLKNYEKLNLATIDKTNDSGLASFVANQIDRSLSWKDVKWLLTITNLPILVKGVLTAEDASLAIQAGAAGIIVSNHGARQLDYVPATIMALEEVARAAQGRVPVFLDGGIRRGTDVFKALALGASGVFIGRPVVFSLAVDGEAGVRKVLQMLRDEFELTMALSGCRSIKEITRSHIQVPGDTPRVTPRL
- the LOC140978214 gene encoding glycolate oxidase 1-like isoform X1: MSMSASPLISSCCVVGETSEQMEITNVMEYEALAREKLPKMVYDYYASGAEDQWTLKENRNAFSKITFRPRILVDVSKIDTDTSVLGFKISSPIMIAPTAMQKMAHPEGELATARAASSAGTIMTLSSWATSSIEEVASTVPGIRFFQLYVTKDRSIVTHLVKRAENAGYKAIVLTVDTPRLGRREADIKNRFALPHNLTLKNYEKLNLATIDKTNDSGLASFVANQIDRSLSWKDVKWLLTITNLPILVKGVLTAEDASLAIQAGAAGIIVSNHGARQLDYVPATIMALEEVARAAQGRVPVFLDGGIRRGTDVFKALALGASGVFIGRPVVFSLAVDGEAGVRKVLQMLRDEFELTMALSGCRSIKEITRSHIQVPGDTPRVTPRL
- the LOC140978215 gene encoding F-box protein At5g46170-like, with translation MCSMRLELGSRLYPEQIDHFDRLPDSILLLIFNRIGDVKALGRCCVVSRRFRALVPQVDDVIVRVDCVISDDDSSSSATSSSVSVLDKSSYPIVSLFRLFFFGLVKPLHSLITQLIVPSSASRNTSLSQDFECDSEQNSVTHHSPSQVLRNFNEIKLLRIELPSGELGIGEGVLLKWKADFGSTLDSCVIFGASNMIRTANSMIYNYAGAHVASEADIGNNNRVGEIDRGSIPESFYTNGGLKLRVVWTISSLVAASARHYLLQPIIAEHETLESLFLTDADGQGVLSMNKEQLRELRMKPLLASSASKRTLVPALNMWLWYAPRLELPCGMVLEGATLVAIRPSEHPKKEILGLELNWVSSALEEPLDTAAKMLLKRRAYCLEMNSF
- the LOC140978216 gene encoding uncharacterized protein, with product MSLVAGSYERFIWGYSLKKSPSSFTLTPLFSFPSHLSTIKSVAVSGSAAVSGGNDDTIKIYDLSSSSEIGSLHHSSAVSSLSFYTPPSLSFPRNLVSADADGCVSIYDADPFIHLKTVKVHKKGVNSLSIHPSGKLALTVGHDDCLAMVNLVRGRRSFYCRLNKESSIVQFDRTGDKFFMVVDEKITVHESEDAKLVSELDNGKKVLCAAPGANGILFTGGEDRGIKAWDAGSGKVAYSIDDAHTARVKGIVVLSKNGDDSGEDDPVIVASASSDGVIRIWDVRMINEGRPLPVAEANTKSRLTCLAGSSIKSFR